Proteins co-encoded in one Ictalurus furcatus strain D&B chromosome 9, Billie_1.0, whole genome shotgun sequence genomic window:
- the LOC128612205 gene encoding LOW QUALITY PROTEIN: up-regulator of cell proliferation-like (The sequence of the model RefSeq protein was modified relative to this genomic sequence to represent the inferred CDS: deleted 1 base in 1 codon) — protein sequence MASNADVTTTKDFGSGSGSAQKDSSQLRYDLLSFLKTLGLEKYYPNKLTLRALLEINSATLSDEEINSLQAIPWAFLRNLLMVNSKSRSLLSALCEKDEADDLFTDEDNGGSFNLLDLHTALFFCADSFLQQEMALKMSMCQFAIPFVLPQGVHNRSTLMLWALRCILKEWRPHSMSESKVFVEGSVVHAEIPLISFARLSNCSLSKSQVLNQVLNNSEQHHDFFSHREMIGGSAPGIIANGMVEISWTLPCGNKSIDVFPEAVAIANLRGDAGSFENQFRFLTQVSTAVFVFLDSVEEN from the exons ATGGCGTCTAACGCAGATGTCACTACAA CAAAGGACTTTGGTTCTGGATCAGGATCAGCACAGAAGGACTCAAGCCAGCTTAGAT atgatCTCCTTTCGTTTTTGAAAACACTGGGACTTGAAAAGTACTACCCAAACAAACTGACTCTGAGGGCTTTACTGGAAATCAACAGTGCCACGCTGTCTGATGAAGAGATAAACTCACTGCAAGCAATACCATGGGCCTTCCTAAGAAACTTACTGATGGTTAATTCGAAATCAAGATCCTTACTATCTGCACTTTGTGAAAAAGATGAAGCAGATGACTTGTTTACTGATGAGGACAATGGTGGTAGCTTTAACCTTCTAGATCTTCACACTGCCCTCTTTTTCTGTGCAGATAGTTTTCTCCAGCAAGAAATGGCACTTAAAATGTCAATGTGCCAGTTTGCGATACCATTTGTGTTGCCTCAAGGAGTACATAATCGAAGCACTCTTATGTTATGGGCTCTTAGATGTATCTTAAAAGAATGGCGTCCTCATTCAATGTCAGAATCTAAAGTGTTTGTTGAAGGCAGTGTTGTTCATGCAGAAATTCCCTTGATATCATTTGCGAGGTTAAGCAACTGTAGCTTGTCCAAGTCACAGGTTTTGAACCAAGTGCTCAACAATTCAGAGCAGCATCATGACTTCTTTTCTCACCGAGAAATGATCGGAGGATCTGCTCCAGGGATAATCGCTAATGGTATGGTTGAAATAAGTTGGACTCTGCCATGTGGAAACAAGAGCATTGATGTCTTTCCTGAGGCAGTGGCTATTGCTAATTTAAGAGGAGATGCTGGTTCTTTTGAA AACCAATTCCGTTTCCTTACTCAGGTGTCCACAGCTGTCTTTGTCTTCCTGGACAGTGTTGAAGAAAATTAA
- the LOC128612203 gene encoding up-regulator of cell proliferation-like, with amino-acid sequence MRDKIKDCGSGSAQMELRQVKDDFLAFLKTLGLEQYYPNKLTLRSLLEINKASESDEEVHSLQAITLAFLRKLLMVNSNSRSLICVPGENNDTDDLFAEQSCDATPNLLDLHTALFVCADSFLQQEIALKMSMCQFAVPFLLPQGVHNQSTLMLWALRGILKEWHPHSMSESKGFVEDSVVHAKIPLISFVRLSNCSLSKSQILNQVLNNSQQHHDFFSHREMIGGSARRVISNGMVEICWNLPCGRKNIDVFPEAVAIANLRGDACTFETQFRFLTQVSTAVFVFLDSVEKNEQSLIASLRGMKSKSFLVVNSQENMSEKMKSSIKVAVDTLQMERDHIILKSQNMNLATFSKTISSAIKKVLCRHHQSCEIEAMKGIAQELHMGIDEHENRACESAEETAEKIMKSIGVRQIVEYKKTRLPLQGENWKRLAQIEKEQCRLQHAGDVSLEVYKVRLQKEKDEILKKQSQYKMTETMDILIKALSNSDNTERDFFLRWLGLKLDMRSRKHMSNLRHKYKECEQKKDKHSIAQLDQELLDCSLGIEHYMREMGQIYEVASFGSNKMSDRISSLPTLAAKLLLAGFPLEFLDGDASNIPEKWVSDVLMELHRMVGQKSRLLVITVLGVQSTGKSTLLNTMFGVQFAVSSGRCTRGAFMIFLPVGKDSKEELLCDFVLLIDTEGLKSPALAQLEDSYEHDNELATFVIGLSDVTIINIAMENSTEMKDVLQIAVHAFLRMKEIGKKTVCHFVHQNVGGVSAYDKTMLDRKKLLDQLNEMTVIAAEMEKQPNVKKFTDVLDYDVEKNNWYIPGLWHGTPPMAPVNTGYSEAVFDFKQNLLEMLKARKDEQASQIPEFLQWMSSLWKAVKFENFVFSFRNTLVARAYDNLCIEFSEWQWSFRRHILALFPSAEAQISNAETSSIHELAGALKENLHKEIAVQNKAMTEKLKDFYKRKDRYVHLVEKYKADFANSIKSLQTEMTDEVRKKLEAALEKRRNTEKVEDIQNKQSVIFEHQVLQLLQSCKGREDDASEEDLKADFENMWRQEVGNITGLTEKDVPHDVFMMLRSSLGNRKVTEYLQKIGDLTQHGKEEFKAKKEHVKLGKLKGLVYAHRSTKKDLQIIAVDAINNCTRMIEQFTQSKNDYQATFAKDVLDEIDAHLKKAGSKFTTKFEFDLKLHICGIASRKFLEMHRKYLAEQDPLKHAEKFKSKYLSDFIDLYKTRDQRQRKAQEFTQLCLKPAVTEYIDHGIGPDIVDAVLERKSTEYSSRALFQYTILKELLEKSNFTDFVEYILHYENYVKDWIYNHIIECFSKDISLQELKIKKLDSVIKMITKAMDASKLEPNGSPLPNNAEGTTILIQNLCKALSNAISISMSTVERVLFQNTSCCEPFTKSLYECIDDLKQQIAKEISESTDTTATLNNVQVKPQDELFKRVFGCGAQCPFCKTPCEAGGKEHKLHHAAVHRPQGLGMYTHIKTDILFEEICTSSVHGNGTFDNHETNFQPHPYKDYRKFYPDWLIAPDMFIEASDYWKYVLVTFNTQFAERYKALPAVYPDAWKTITKDQAFISLKHMFNIQ; translated from the exons ATGAGAGATAAAA TAAAAGACTGTGGCTCAGGATCAGCACAGATGGAGTTAAGGCAGGTCAAAG ATGATTTTCTTGCATTTTTGAAAACACTGGGACTTGAACAGTATTACCCAAACAAGCTGACTCTGAGGTCTTTGTTGGAGATCAACAAAGCCAGTGAATCTGATGAAGAGGTTCACTCACTGCAAGCAATAACATTGGCTTTCCTACGCAAGTTACTGATGGTTAATTCAAATTCAAGATCTTTAATATGTGTACCTGGTGAAAATAATGATACAGATGACTTGTTTGCTGAGCAGAGCTGTGACGCTACCCCAAATCTTCTAGATCTCCACACTGCCCTCTTTGTCTGTGCAGACAGTTTCCTTCAGCAAGAAATAGCACTTAAAATGTCAATGTGCCAGTTTGCAGTACCCTTTCTGTTGCCTCAAGGAGTACATAATCAAAGCACTCTTATGTTATGGGCTCTTAGAGGTATCCTGAAAGAATGGCATCCCCATTCAATGTCAGAATCTAAAGGGTTTGTTGAAGACAGTGTTGTTCATGCAAAAATTCCCTTAATATCGTTTGTGAGGCTAAGCAACTGCAGCTTGTCCAAGTCACAGATTTTGAACCAAGTGCTCAACAATTCACAGCAGCACCATGACTTCTTTTCTCATCGAGAAATGATTGGAGGATCTGCTCGAAGGGTAATCAGTAACGGGATGGTTGAAATATGCTGGAATCTGCCATGTGGGAGAAAGAACATTGATGTCTTTCCTGAGGCAGTGGCTATTGCTAATTTAAGAGGAGATGCTTGCACTTTTGAAACACAATTCCGTTTCCTTACTCAGGTGTCCACGGCTGTCTTTGTGTTCCTGGACAGTGTTGAAAAAAACGAGCAAAGTCTGATCGCCTCTTTACGAGGAATGAAGTCCAAAAGCTTTCTTGTGGTCAACTCTCAGGAAAATATGAGTGAGAAAATGAAGTCATCAATTAAAGTAGCAGTTGATACTCTGCAAATGGAAAGAGATCACATCATTCTGAAAAGCCAAAACATGAATTTGGCTACTTTCTCAAAGACGATCAGTTCTGCCattaaaaaagtgctatgtaGGCATCATCAATCATGTGAAATAGAGGCTATGAAGGGAATTGCTCAAGAATTACATATGGGCATTGATGAACATGAAAATAGAGCCTGTGAATCAGCAGAGGAAACAGCAGAGAAAATCATGAAAAGTATTGGAGTTCGTCAAATAGTGGAATATAAAAAGACACGGCTGCCACTACAAGGTGAAAACTGGAAAAGATTGGCTCAGATAGAAAAAGAGCAATGCCGATTACAACATGCAGGGGACGTGAGTTTGGAGGTGTATAAGGTTCGacttcaaaaagaaaaagatgaaatATTGAAGAAACAAAGCCAGTATAAGATGACAGAAACAATGGACATTTTAATAAAGGCATTGTCAAACTCTGATAACACTGAGCGAGACTTCTTCCTCAGATGGCTGGGACTAAAGCTGGACATGCGATCACGCAAACACATGTCAAACCTTCGACACAAATACAAAGAGTGTgaacaaaagaaagacaaacatagCATAGCCCAATTAGACCAGGAACTTCTTGATTGTTCTCTTGGAATAGAGCACTACATGAGAGAAATGGGACAAATCTATGAGGTTGCTTCATTTGgttcaaataaaatgtctgaCAGAATAAGCAGTCTCCCTACTCTGGCTGCCAAATTGCTTCTAGCTGGGTTTCCTCTTGAATTCCTTGATGGAGATGCATCAAATATCCCAGAGAAATGGGTGAGTGATGTTCTCATGGAGCTTCACAGGATGGTTGGCCAGAAGAGCCGTTTGCTGGTTATTACTGTGTTAGGGGTTCAGAGTACGGGTAAATCAACACTACTCAACACTATGTTTGGAGTTCAGTTTGCAGTGAGCAGTGGACGATGCACACGAGGAGCATTCATGATTTTCCTTCCTGTAGGTAAAGACTCGAAGGAGGAGTTACTTTGTGACTTTGTCCTTCTGATTGATACAGAGGGTTTGAAATCACCAGCACTGGCACAACTGGAAGACAgttatgaacatgacaatgagttggCCACATTTGTGATTGGTCTGAGTGATGTAACCATCATCAATATAGCAATGGAGAATTCCACAGAGATGAAGGACGTCTTACAGATAGCAGTTCATGCTTTTTTACGGATGAAGGAAATTGGTAAAAAAACGGTTTGTCATTTTGTTCACCAAAATGTTGGTGGTGTATCTGCATATGACAAAACCATGCTAGACCGAAAAAAGCTCCTGGACCAATTAAATGAGATGACAGTGATTGCAGCTGAAATGGAAAAGCAGCCTAATGTGAAGAAATTCACTGATGTCCTTGATTATGATGTGGAAAAGAATAACTGGTATATACCAGGCCTATGGCATGGCACACCACCAATGGCACCAGTTAATACAGGCTACAGTGAGGCTGTGTTTGATTTTAAGCAAAACCTCTTGGAGATGCTTAAAGCAAGAAAAGATGAACAAGCCTCTCAGATCCCAGAGTTCCTGCAGTGGATGAGTAGCTTGTGGAAGGCAGTGAAATTCGAAAACTTTGTCTTCAGTTTCAGGAACACTCTTGTGGCCCGTGCCTATGACAACCTTTGCATAGAGTTTTCTGAATGGCAATGGTCTTTCAGAAGACATATCCTTGCTTTGTTTCCTAGTGCAGAAGCTCAAATATCGAACGCTGAAACCAGTTCAATTCATGAACTTGCTGGAGCACTGAAGGAAAATTTACATAAAGAGATTGCAGTTCAAAACAAAGCAATGACTGAAAAACTGAAAGACTTTTACAAAAGGAAAGACCGTTATGTGCATTTGGTGGAAAAGTACAAAGCTGATTTTGCTAATAGCATTAAATCTTTACAGACTGAAATGACAGATGAAGTGCGAAAGAAATTAGAAGCTGCTCTTGAGAAGAGAAGAAACACGGAAAAAGTAGAAGATATACAAAATAAGCAATCTGTTATATTTGAGCACCAAGTCCTTCAGTTACTGCAGAGCTGCAAAGGTCGTGAAGATGATGCATCTGAGGAAGATCTCAAAGCAGATTTTGAGAACATGTGGAGACAAGAGGTGGGAAACATCACTGGTCTTACAGAAAAAGATGTTCCTCATGATGTTTTTATGATGCTACGTTCAAGTTTAGGAAATCGTAAAGTCACAGAATATTTGCAGAAAATTGGAGATTTGACACAACATGGGAAAGAAGAGTTCAAGGCCAAGAAGGAACATGTGAAATTGGGAAAATTAAAAGGTTTAGTATATGCACATCGTAGTACAAAGAAGGATTTACAGATTATTGCAGTTGATGCAATTAACAATTGCACTAGGATGATTGAACAGTTCACACAATCTAAAAATGATTACCAAGCTACATTTGCAAAAGATGTGCTTGATGAAATTGATGCACACCTCAAAAAAGCAGGCTCCAAATTCACTACCAAATTTGAATTTGACCTGAAATTACACATTTGTGGCATTGCTTCTCGGAAATTCCTTGAGATGCACAGAAAGTATCTGGCTGAGCAAGACCCATTAAAACATGCAGAGAAATTCAAGAGTAAGTATCTCTctgattttattgatttgtaCAAAACGAGGGATCAGCGCCAAAGGAAAGCACAAGAATTCACTCAGCTCTGTCTCAAACCAGCAGTGACTGAGTACATCGACCATGGTATCGGACCTGACATAGTTGATGCAGTTTTGGAGCGTAAATCTACTGAGTATAGTTCACGAGCACTGTTTCAGTACACCATCCTGAAGGAACTACTGGAAAAATCCAACTTCACTGACTTTGTAGAGTATATTTTGCATTATGAGAATTATGTCAAAGACTGGATATACAATCACATCATTGAATGCTTCTCCAAAGACATATCTTTGCAAGAATTGAAAATAAAGAAGCTGGACAgtgtaattaaaatgataacTAAAGCTATGGACGCATCTAAGCTTGAACCCAATGGGTCTCCTTTGCCCAATAATGCAGAAGGTACCACAATTCTGATCCAAAACCTTTGCAAAGCTTTGAGCAATGCCATCTCAATATCCATGAGCACAGTGGAGAGGGTCCTGTTTCAGAACACAAGTTGTTGTGAACCATTCACCAAAAGTCTCTATGAATGCATTGATGACCTGAAACAGCAAATAGCAAAGGAGATCTCCGAGTCAACTGATACCACTGCGACCCTGAACAATGTGCAAGTAAAACCCCAAGATGAGCTTTTCAAGAGGGTGTTTGGTTGTGGAGCACAGTGTCCCTTTTGCAAAACACCATGTGAGGCAGGTGGGAAGGAACATAAGCTACACCATGCAGCTGTGCACAGACCACAAGGACTtggcatgtacacacacataaagactgATATCCTTTTTGAAGAGATTTGTACATCTAGTGTTCATGGCAATGGGACATTTGACAACCATGAAACAAATTTCCAACCTCATCCATACAAAGACTACCGGAAATTCTACCCAGACTGGCTTATTGCACCTGACATGTTTATAGAGGCCTCAGATTACTGGAAGTATGTGCTGGTGACATTCAATACGCAATTTGCTGAAAGGTATAAAGCATTGCCAGCTGTATATCCAGATGCGTGGAAGACAATCACTAAGGATCAGGCTTTTATCAGTCTGAAGCACATGTTTAATATTCAATAA